One window of Phycodurus eques isolate BA_2022a chromosome 17, UOR_Pequ_1.1, whole genome shotgun sequence genomic DNA carries:
- the sap30l gene encoding histone deacetylase complex subunit SAP30L isoform X2 has protein sequence MPCTLTPSRSREDRVKGTFQWALGASDLMVRHLYICDFHKNFIQSVRNKRKRKTSDDGGESPDHDVEVPEVDLFQLQVNTLRRYKRHYKLQTRPGLNKAQLAETVSRHFRNIPVNEKETLTYFIYMVKSSKSRLDQKGDGGGKPLD, from the exons ATGCCGTGCACGCTTACACCATCAAGGTCACGGGAGGACAGAGTGAAAGGAACTTTCCAGTGGGCACTCGGCGCGAGTGACCTGATG GTGCGCCACTTGTACATCTGTGACTTCCACAAGAATTTCATCCAGAGCGTGCGCaacaagaggaagaggaagacgagCGACGACGGCGGCGAGTCCCCGGATCACGACGTGGAGGTGCCAGAG GTGGATCTGTTCCAGCTGCAGGTGAACACGTTGCGGCGCTACAAGCGACACTACAAGCTGCAGACCAGGCCCGGCCTCAACAAGGCCCAGCTGGCCGAG ACGGTGAGTCGTCACTTCAGGAACATTCCGGTGAACGAGAAGGAAACGCTGACCTACTTTATTTACATGGTGAAGAGCAGCAAGAGCCGCTTGGACCAGAAGGGCGACGGCGGTGGCAAACCgctggactaa
- the LOC133416182 gene encoding heart- and neural crest derivatives-expressed protein 1-like: MNLIGGYQHHHHHHHHLMHEPFPFVQRCHQDAPYFQSWVLNHGEVPPDFQIQAPYQAGAELTPAAAAAAAASQHDHARLEGLQVGMAKRRASGPKKERRRTESINTAFAELRECIPNVPADTKLSKIKTLRLATSYIAYLMDVLAKDAGETEGFKAEIKKFENRDLKRKRETVSNEDPPQDSFGTEKKVKGRTGWPQQVWALELNQ; this comes from the exons ATGAACCTGATCGGGGGCTaccagcaccaccaccaccaccaccaccacctcatGCACGAGCCCTTCCCGTTCGTGCAGCGCTGCCACCAGGACGCGCCCTACTTCCAGAGCTGGGTGCTCAACCACGGCGAGGTGCCTCCGGACTTCCAGATCCAGGCGCCCTACCAGGCCGGCGCGGAGCTGAcgccggccgccgccgccgccgccgccgcttcgCAGCACGACCACGCCCGCCTGGAGGGCCTGCAGGTCGGCATGGCCAAGCGGCGGGCGTCGGGGCCCAAGAAGGAGCGCCGGAGGACGGAGAGCATCAACACGGCGTTCGCCGAGCTGCGGGAGTGCATCCCCAACGTGCCCGCCGACAccaaattgtccaaaatcaAGACGTTGCGCCTGGCCACAAGTTACATCGCGTACCTGATGGACGTGCTGGCCAAGGACGCCGGAGAGACTGAAGGCTTCAAGGCCGAAATTAAGAAATTTGAAAACCGGGACCTGAAAAGGAAAAGGGAGACGGTAAGT AACGAAGATCCGCCACAGGACTCGTTCGGTACCGAGAAGAAGGTGAAGGGCCGGACCGGGTGGCCGCAGCAGGTTTGGGCTCTGGAGCTCAaccagtga
- the sap30l gene encoding histone deacetylase complex subunit SAP30L isoform X1: protein MNGFSTEEDSHDGPPAPPLYGQSCCLIEDGERCGRSAGNASFSKRIQKSISQKKLKLDIDKSVRHLYICDFHKNFIQSVRNKRKRKTSDDGGESPDHDVEVPEVDLFQLQVNTLRRYKRHYKLQTRPGLNKAQLAETVSRHFRNIPVNEKETLTYFIYMVKSSKSRLDQKGDGGGKPLD from the exons ATGAATGGCTTCAGCACCGAGGAGGACAGCCACGACGGGCCGCCCGCGCCGCCCCTCTACGGCCAGAGCTGCTGCCTGATCGAGGACGGCGAGCGCTGCGGCCGCTCCGCCGGCAACGCCTCCTTCAGCAAGCGCATCCAGAAGAGCATTTCGCAAAAGAAGCTCAAGCTGGACATCGACAAAAGC GTGCGCCACTTGTACATCTGTGACTTCCACAAGAATTTCATCCAGAGCGTGCGCaacaagaggaagaggaagacgagCGACGACGGCGGCGAGTCCCCGGATCACGACGTGGAGGTGCCAGAG GTGGATCTGTTCCAGCTGCAGGTGAACACGTTGCGGCGCTACAAGCGACACTACAAGCTGCAGACCAGGCCCGGCCTCAACAAGGCCCAGCTGGCCGAG ACGGTGAGTCGTCACTTCAGGAACATTCCGGTGAACGAGAAGGAAACGCTGACCTACTTTATTTACATGGTGAAGAGCAGCAAGAGCCGCTTGGACCAGAAGGGCGACGGCGGTGGCAAACCgctggactaa